One segment of Streptomyces bathyalis DNA contains the following:
- a CDS encoding acyl carrier protein, which produces MNDITREITEFLSAALRSEVGPDDDYFELGLADSLFALELVTFVEGRFSLIVEVEDLDLESFRTANRITRFVQRKTGSPEYIENR; this is translated from the coding sequence GTGAACGACATCACGCGGGAGATCACGGAGTTCCTCTCCGCGGCGCTGCGCAGCGAAGTCGGCCCGGACGACGACTACTTCGAACTCGGCCTCGCGGACTCGCTCTTCGCGCTGGAACTGGTGACCTTCGTCGAGGGCCGCTTCTCCCTCATCGTGGAGGTCGAGGACCTCGACCTGGAGAGCTTCCGTACGGCGAACCGCATCACCCGGTTCGTGCAGCGCAAGACCGGTTCGCCCGAATATATCGAGAACCGGTGA
- a CDS encoding condensation domain-containing protein, giving the protein MNGKAGEIGMSGTVSATSGRAGIAVIGISTRFPQADTLTRFRANLRAGRDSVRAMPRERIEASCQDPAAGYPHQGYLDRIDLFDHEFFGLSRREAEVTDPQHRLALQLTREALENAGYAASRMRDSRTAVIFSSPSNGYAPLVREVGTLSMIGNIPCGLPARVSHLFGLTGPCYGVDTGCNGSLVAVHQASRELRDGDADFAVAGGVSVRHVVPPAATVGAFPGIASPTAKCRAFDERADGAASGEGGAVLLLTTLERALEEGAFIHAVIRGSAVVHNGRHSATIATPSARSQAEVIRKAWQNAGVDIATAGYVEAHGSGTRLGDAVEVEGLALARSGAAGASGDLPVGSVKTNLGHLDHAAGIAGLVKTVLSVRHAELYPTLHFTRPAADVDLRAARLDVVTSGRAWKADVRRAGVSSFSLGGINAHCVVEQPPAAAERETPCGEQPQLIGVSARSADDLVTLCERLSLELRDAPWSLADVARTLNEGRDHHGHRMGVVARTVADLALKLAAQVTWRRLEASSPAFGGEAPAGSDAETPRPVGGGPVGAPRVVLLLSGDATGAPAGEGAPLPDRLPLPAGPAARVRAQLAAHERLKETGVRVDGLISSGASRYAVRHLQDRLTAADTQALTRATNEWTGDGESDGDEGGPFGGPLRRDRLHAAVEEQLASGPVVFVELAARGEISDQLAEHLYGRTDARVITLGDGPEDVLAALCRLYEAQVALDWTALRPKDRASEPRRVPLPGHPFRGVRCWARPLGDVVRFDLPEPAPQEPRAGQEQPPASVPAPGERAPATAPVPAPAAGASEPSGGAPEAAVPKPAETAGPTVPAATAGPTESPKSEPVEPPAEPDPVAASAPHGPRADVLPWLRRTLAGLLYADEVAPDADYFSIGGNSVIALQLIERVLSRYGASLKLVDIYAHPLVSDLASAVADRMPQPAGEAGGHLTTRDGSAAEPGTSPSPAAASASASAAASRSASADMHRLPPVRPGQEPTLSYGQERMWFHHQLDPGTTLYNLPGASRLRGEPDLEALRLAWEDLAQRHEVLRSNFAEADGRPQLVVRPELGDFFRVLDVSGEPDPEAAARAAVQKETHWVFDVARDPLVRVTVVRIAPGDYLFCWTMHHGVNDGWAPQILMGELLQFYEARCEGRVHRPEPLPVQYRDYARWQRDLLEGSLLDGELDYWREQLHDPPALELPTDRPRAARMDFAGATYGFTVPAELVRKLRALGSAETATLFMVILTGLNVLLSRWSGQRDIVVGTPTVGRSRPELWGLLGFFNNTIALRSDLSGDATFRELLRRVRAVVLGAMENQEIPFDRVVREVAPDRDPSRNPIFDVMYVHQTLPPHFSFGESTFNPGRPGGVEDETPLFPGLPPGTAKFDLTMVVAERPDVEELEVALEYSTQLFDAGTVTAMTRALLDLLRAAADDADTDHRELPAGPPEEGERGGTARTPASAPATALAPTPPSSDAVSACLRLRGDVDAEVLRAAFDDLTERHDVLRTRFPVPTGQTLSPFARDGAAGFFSALDVSGRTDPKAAARDLAAAHGRTAIDPATGSPLRALLMTTGTADHILVVTTHREVYDGAQPGVFFGDLLSFYAVRSGGVPPEPAALPVTYNDYARWQRSLRADGLLDGQLAYWHERLASLKAFEAPADRPRPMRGTHASASHGFRIPAPLAAELIRSGARERLLAGIATLLSLRSGADEVVIGLTEAAPDTDSPRPEGSGADRPPLGELVGPFANPLALRIDSCDEPGFDALTARVRAVIAAAEARADVPFEDVVRALRLPRQPGRAPLFDVTYAHHALPEDLGSASGLDVRGVTWPGSGAARLMVPAEAAPNRHDLAWSVLEGPGPGSLNVSVDYRTELFDAGTVAAMADGLVTLLRLGLREPAVPLSELWPAAASPHAGPHAR; this is encoded by the coding sequence ATGAACGGAAAGGCGGGAGAGATCGGGATGAGCGGGACGGTCAGCGCGACAAGCGGACGCGCCGGCATCGCGGTGATCGGGATATCCACCCGTTTCCCGCAGGCCGACACCCTCACCAGGTTCCGTGCGAACCTGCGCGCCGGCCGCGACTCGGTGCGTGCCATGCCGCGCGAACGTATCGAGGCGAGCTGCCAGGACCCCGCCGCCGGCTATCCGCACCAGGGGTACCTGGACCGCATCGACCTGTTCGACCACGAGTTCTTCGGGCTGTCGCGGCGCGAGGCGGAGGTGACCGACCCCCAGCACCGGCTGGCGCTGCAACTCACCCGCGAGGCCCTGGAGAACGCCGGATACGCGGCATCGCGGATGCGCGACTCACGTACGGCCGTCATCTTCAGCTCGCCCAGCAACGGCTACGCGCCGCTGGTGCGGGAAGTCGGCACCCTCAGCATGATCGGGAACATCCCGTGCGGCCTGCCCGCCCGTGTCTCACACCTGTTCGGGCTCACCGGCCCCTGCTACGGCGTGGACACCGGATGCAACGGATCGCTCGTCGCCGTGCACCAGGCTTCACGTGAACTGCGCGACGGCGACGCCGACTTCGCCGTCGCCGGCGGAGTGAGCGTACGTCACGTGGTGCCGCCCGCGGCCACGGTCGGTGCCTTTCCCGGCATAGCCTCCCCGACGGCCAAGTGCCGCGCCTTCGACGAGCGGGCCGACGGCGCCGCGAGCGGCGAGGGCGGAGCCGTACTGCTGCTCACCACTTTGGAACGGGCCCTGGAGGAGGGCGCGTTCATCCACGCGGTGATCCGCGGAAGCGCGGTCGTGCACAACGGGCGGCACTCCGCGACCATCGCCACGCCCAGCGCGAGGTCACAGGCCGAGGTGATCAGGAAGGCGTGGCAGAACGCCGGCGTGGACATCGCGACCGCCGGCTATGTCGAGGCGCACGGATCAGGCACCCGCCTGGGCGACGCAGTCGAGGTGGAAGGGCTGGCTCTCGCCCGCTCCGGAGCCGCGGGGGCCTCCGGGGATCTGCCGGTCGGCTCCGTGAAGACCAACCTCGGGCACCTGGACCATGCGGCCGGGATCGCCGGCCTCGTCAAGACGGTGCTGAGCGTGCGGCACGCCGAGCTGTACCCGACGCTGCACTTCACGCGCCCGGCCGCGGACGTCGACCTCCGGGCCGCACGGCTCGACGTGGTGACGTCGGGGCGGGCCTGGAAGGCCGACGTGCGCAGAGCGGGCGTCAGCTCCTTCAGCCTCGGTGGCATCAACGCGCACTGCGTGGTCGAGCAGCCGCCCGCGGCGGCCGAGCGGGAGACGCCCTGCGGAGAGCAGCCGCAACTGATCGGCGTCTCGGCGCGCAGCGCCGACGACCTGGTGACGCTGTGCGAGCGGCTGTCGCTCGAACTGCGCGACGCGCCATGGTCGTTGGCCGACGTCGCGAGGACGCTGAACGAAGGCAGGGACCATCACGGGCACCGAATGGGCGTGGTGGCGCGTACGGTCGCGGACCTGGCGCTGAAACTGGCCGCCCAGGTCACCTGGCGGCGATTGGAGGCTTCTTCCCCTGCCTTCGGCGGGGAGGCCCCTGCCGGCTCCGACGCGGAGACACCGAGGCCTGTGGGGGGCGGTCCCGTCGGGGCGCCCCGCGTCGTACTGCTGCTCTCCGGCGACGCCACCGGAGCACCGGCCGGTGAGGGCGCGCCGCTGCCCGACCGGCTGCCCCTGCCCGCCGGCCCCGCCGCACGGGTACGTGCCCAACTCGCCGCGCACGAACGGCTCAAGGAGACCGGGGTGCGTGTGGACGGGCTCATCAGCTCCGGCGCCTCGCGCTACGCGGTGCGGCATCTGCAGGACAGACTGACGGCCGCCGACACGCAGGCGCTCACGAGGGCGACGAACGAGTGGACCGGCGACGGCGAGAGTGACGGCGACGAGGGCGGCCCCTTCGGGGGCCCGCTCCGGCGCGACCGGCTCCATGCCGCCGTGGAGGAACAACTCGCCTCCGGGCCGGTGGTGTTCGTCGAGCTCGCCGCCCGGGGTGAGATCAGCGACCAGCTCGCCGAGCACCTCTACGGGCGCACCGACGCCCGGGTCATCACCCTCGGGGACGGCCCCGAGGACGTGCTGGCGGCGCTGTGCCGGCTCTATGAGGCCCAAGTCGCCCTCGACTGGACGGCGTTGAGGCCGAAGGACCGTGCGTCTGAACCCCGCAGGGTCCCGCTGCCGGGGCATCCGTTCCGTGGTGTCCGCTGCTGGGCGCGCCCGCTGGGCGACGTCGTCCGCTTCGACCTCCCCGAACCCGCACCGCAGGAGCCCCGGGCAGGTCAGGAGCAGCCGCCTGCGTCCGTCCCCGCTCCGGGAGAGCGAGCGCCCGCAACGGCGCCGGTGCCCGCGCCGGCGGCCGGGGCGTCGGAGCCTTCGGGCGGCGCGCCCGAAGCGGCTGTGCCGAAACCGGCCGAAACGGCGGGACCGACCGTACCGGCCGCAACGGCGGGACCGACCGAATCGCCCAAGTCCGAACCGGTCGAGCCGCCCGCCGAGCCCGATCCGGTCGCCGCGTCCGCTCCGCACGGACCGCGGGCGGACGTGCTGCCATGGCTGCGCCGGACCCTCGCCGGACTGCTCTACGCGGACGAAGTGGCCCCGGACGCCGACTACTTCTCCATCGGCGGCAACTCCGTCATCGCCCTGCAGCTCATCGAGCGCGTGCTCAGCCGGTACGGCGCCTCCCTCAAGCTCGTCGACATCTACGCCCACCCGCTCGTGTCGGACCTCGCCTCCGCCGTCGCCGACCGCATGCCGCAACCGGCGGGCGAAGCGGGCGGGCACCTCACGACTCGCGACGGCTCCGCAGCCGAACCGGGCACCTCCCCGTCGCCCGCGGCGGCTTCCGCGTCCGCCTCCGCGGCTGCTTCTCGCTCCGCCTCCGCCGACATGCACAGACTGCCGCCGGTCCGCCCGGGCCAGGAACCGACGCTCTCCTACGGGCAGGAGCGCATGTGGTTCCACCACCAGCTCGATCCGGGCACGACCCTCTACAACCTGCCCGGCGCCTCCCGGCTGCGTGGCGAGCCGGACCTCGAAGCGCTGCGGCTCGCATGGGAGGACCTCGCCCAGCGGCACGAGGTACTCCGTTCCAACTTCGCCGAGGCCGACGGCCGTCCGCAGCTGGTCGTACGTCCCGAACTCGGCGACTTCTTCCGCGTGCTGGACGTCTCGGGCGAACCGGACCCGGAGGCGGCGGCCCGCGCCGCCGTGCAGAAGGAGACCCACTGGGTCTTCGACGTGGCCCGCGACCCGCTGGTCCGGGTCACGGTCGTACGCATCGCACCCGGTGACTACCTCTTCTGCTGGACCATGCACCACGGCGTGAACGACGGCTGGGCCCCGCAGATCCTCATGGGCGAACTGCTCCAGTTCTACGAGGCCCGCTGCGAGGGCCGCGTACACCGGCCCGAGCCGCTGCCCGTGCAGTACAGGGACTATGCCCGGTGGCAGCGCGACCTGCTGGAGGGCTCGCTGCTCGACGGCGAACTGGACTACTGGCGCGAGCAGTTGCATGACCCGCCCGCCCTGGAACTGCCCACCGACCGGCCGCGAGCCGCACGCATGGACTTCGCCGGCGCCACGTACGGCTTCACCGTCCCCGCCGAACTCGTCCGCAAGCTGCGGGCGTTGGGCAGTGCCGAGACGGCCACCCTCTTCATGGTGATCCTCACCGGGCTCAACGTGCTGCTCTCCCGCTGGTCGGGCCAGCGGGACATCGTGGTCGGCACGCCCACCGTCGGCCGCAGCAGGCCCGAACTGTGGGGGCTGCTCGGCTTCTTCAACAACACCATCGCCCTGCGCTCGGACCTCTCGGGCGACGCCACCTTCCGCGAACTGCTCCGCCGCGTACGGGCCGTCGTGCTGGGAGCGATGGAGAACCAGGAGATCCCGTTCGACAGGGTCGTACGGGAGGTCGCACCGGACCGCGACCCGAGCCGGAACCCGATCTTCGACGTGATGTACGTGCATCAGACGCTGCCGCCCCACTTCTCCTTCGGCGAGAGCACGTTCAACCCCGGGCGTCCCGGCGGCGTGGAGGACGAGACGCCGCTGTTCCCCGGACTGCCGCCGGGCACGGCCAAGTTCGACCTGACGATGGTCGTCGCGGAACGTCCGGACGTCGAAGAGCTGGAGGTCGCCCTGGAGTACAGCACCCAGCTCTTCGACGCCGGGACCGTCACCGCGATGACCCGGGCCCTGCTGGACCTGCTGCGGGCCGCCGCCGACGACGCGGACACCGACCACCGGGAGCTGCCCGCCGGTCCGCCCGAGGAGGGGGAGCGCGGCGGCACCGCCCGGACACCCGCCTCAGCCCCAGCCACAGCCCTGGCGCCCACTCCACCTTCCTCCGACGCCGTCTCCGCCTGCCTGCGGCTGCGCGGCGACGTCGACGCGGAGGTACTGCGAGCGGCGTTCGACGATCTGACGGAGCGGCACGACGTCCTGCGGACCCGCTTCCCGGTCCCGACCGGGCAGACGCTCTCCCCGTTCGCGCGGGACGGCGCCGCCGGCTTCTTCAGCGCGTTGGACGTCTCCGGCCGTACGGACCCGAAGGCGGCCGCGCGTGACCTGGCAGCCGCGCACGGCCGTACTGCCATCGACCCGGCAACGGGCTCCCCGCTGAGGGCGCTGCTGATGACGACGGGCACCGCCGACCACATCCTCGTGGTCACCACGCACCGTGAGGTCTACGACGGTGCGCAGCCCGGCGTGTTCTTCGGCGACCTGCTCTCCTTCTACGCCGTCCGCTCGGGCGGCGTGCCGCCGGAGCCCGCCGCGCTCCCCGTCACCTACAACGACTATGCGCGGTGGCAGCGCAGCCTGCGCGCCGACGGACTGCTGGACGGTCAACTCGCCTACTGGCACGAGAGACTGGCCTCGCTCAAGGCCTTCGAGGCGCCCGCCGACAGGCCGCGGCCCATGCGCGGTACGCACGCGAGCGCGTCCCACGGCTTCCGCATCCCGGCGCCGCTGGCAGCTGAGCTGATCCGCAGCGGCGCACGGGAGCGGCTCCTCGCCGGTATCGCGACGCTGCTGTCCCTCCGCTCAGGTGCGGACGAGGTGGTCATCGGCCTCACCGAGGCTGCCCCCGACACCGATTCGCCGCGCCCGGAGGGTTCAGGCGCGGACCGTCCACCTCTCGGTGAACTCGTCGGCCCGTTCGCCAACCCCCTTGCTCTGCGCATCGATTCCTGCGACGAGCCCGGCTTCGACGCCCTCACCGCCCGCGTCCGCGCAGTGATCGCAGCCGCCGAGGCCCGCGCTGACGTGCCGTTCGAGGACGTCGTACGGGCCCTGCGGCTGCCGCGGCAGCCGGGGCGGGCGCCGCTCTTCGACGTCACCTACGCCCACCACGCGCTGCCGGAGGACCTCGGCTCCGCGTCGGGTCTCGACGTGCGGGGAGTGACGTGGCCCGGCTCGGGCGCCGCCCGGCTGATGGTCCCCGCGGAGGCCGCCCCGAACCGGCACGACCTGGCGTGGTCGGTGCTGGAGGGGCCCGGCCCCGGCTCGCTGAACGTCTCCGTGGACTACCGCACGGAGCTGTTCGACGCCGGGACCGTTGCAGCCATGGCCGACGGCCTCGTCACGCTGCTGCGGCTCGGACTGCGCGAACCCGCCGTACCGCTCAGCGAGTTGTGGCCCGCCGCCGCGTCCCCGCACGCCGGGCCGCACGCCCGCTGA
- a CDS encoding non-ribosomal peptide synthetase encodes MAHESVEERAEVRAAQPDAAGAPQPSLLERFLRQARRAPAATALIVGGVELTYRELDLASAALADRLRRRGTGPGRLVCIRLEQNALAVTGILAALRTGAAWAVVEPDQPPSRLRALLADTDCAVVISSGPDPVPASVPYAPDLLDVAGLEVRELVLEGEASLSAGTSYHDATGVPDTAPAYIVCTSGSTGAPKGVMVSRGQLATSISPRGSVYGSGRSTFLMAMRMSFDGMLGGMFWSFAGGHTLLLPDEKQLKQVHELARLARVFKATHLIVVPSYYRALLEESRLLPDTLRLVVVAGEPCTQDLVRLHHERLPGTPLANEYGPTETTISCTVQPGLDPSWQRIPIGRPWEGAEARVLDERLREVPAGERGELYIGGGFVALGYAGQPGRTAERFVADPYGRPGARLYRTGDIAHVDETGALHCHGRTDHQVKIRGTRVELGETEAALECHPGVGQAVVVHDTSGAEPRLVAFLTPVAPGDCTPSWPDLRAHCGDYLVEQAVPVLFHTLERMPLNASGKADRAALKALIPEAASGARGAAVARSGGEADGAARGEAASAAADHLRSVTEIWAAVLGHGESRPHDNFFAVGGSSLRVIDLHKRLDQQWPGVLRVGELFDLTTISAQAEAVTSRLGATGPGDEDLPAAYEL; translated from the coding sequence GTGGCGCACGAGTCCGTGGAAGAGCGAGCCGAGGTGAGGGCCGCACAGCCGGACGCGGCCGGCGCGCCGCAGCCGTCCCTCCTGGAGCGGTTCCTGCGGCAGGCCCGGCGTGCGCCCGCCGCGACCGCGTTGATCGTCGGCGGCGTGGAGCTGACGTACCGGGAACTCGACCTGGCGTCCGCGGCGTTGGCGGACCGGCTGCGGCGACGCGGCACGGGACCCGGCCGCCTCGTGTGCATCCGCCTCGAACAGAACGCCCTCGCCGTCACGGGAATCCTCGCCGCACTGCGCACCGGAGCGGCGTGGGCGGTAGTGGAACCGGACCAGCCGCCGAGCAGGCTGCGGGCGCTGCTCGCCGACACCGACTGTGCGGTGGTGATCAGCTCAGGTCCCGACCCGGTGCCGGCGAGCGTGCCCTACGCTCCAGATCTGCTGGACGTCGCCGGGCTGGAAGTGCGCGAACTCGTCCTGGAGGGCGAGGCGTCCCTCTCAGCGGGCACCTCATACCACGACGCCACCGGCGTACCCGATACTGCGCCCGCCTACATCGTCTGCACTTCGGGATCCACCGGAGCCCCGAAGGGCGTGATGGTCAGCCGGGGCCAGCTGGCCACGTCGATCAGCCCCAGGGGATCGGTCTACGGCTCCGGCCGCTCCACGTTCCTGATGGCGATGCGGATGTCGTTCGACGGGATGCTGGGCGGCATGTTCTGGTCGTTCGCAGGCGGCCACACGCTGCTCCTCCCCGACGAGAAGCAGCTGAAGCAGGTGCACGAACTGGCCCGGCTGGCACGGGTGTTCAAGGCCACGCATCTCATCGTCGTACCCTCCTACTACCGGGCGCTGCTGGAGGAGAGCCGGCTGCTGCCGGACACCCTGCGGCTGGTCGTCGTCGCGGGCGAGCCGTGCACCCAGGATCTGGTCCGCCTCCACCACGAGCGGCTGCCCGGCACTCCGCTGGCGAACGAGTACGGCCCCACCGAGACGACCATCTCCTGCACCGTCCAGCCCGGTCTCGACCCGTCTTGGCAGCGGATACCCATCGGCAGGCCCTGGGAGGGCGCCGAGGCGCGCGTTCTCGACGAGCGGCTGCGCGAAGTGCCCGCGGGAGAGCGGGGGGAGCTGTACATCGGCGGCGGGTTCGTGGCGCTCGGCTACGCCGGGCAGCCCGGCAGGACCGCCGAGCGGTTCGTTGCGGACCCGTACGGACGGCCCGGAGCGCGCCTGTACCGTACGGGCGACATCGCGCACGTCGACGAGACGGGCGCGCTGCACTGCCACGGCAGAACAGACCACCAGGTGAAGATCCGCGGCACCCGGGTGGAACTGGGCGAGACCGAGGCCGCGTTGGAGTGCCACCCCGGGGTGGGGCAGGCGGTCGTCGTGCACGACACCTCCGGAGCGGAGCCCCGGCTCGTCGCTTTCCTCACGCCTGTGGCTCCCGGTGACTGCACACCGTCCTGGCCGGACCTGCGCGCACACTGCGGCGATTACCTCGTCGAGCAGGCCGTGCCGGTGCTCTTCCACACGCTGGAGCGGATGCCGCTCAACGCCAGCGGCAAGGCGGACCGCGCGGCGCTGAAGGCGCTGATCCCCGAGGCGGCGTCCGGGGCACGCGGCGCAGCGGTCGCACGAAGCGGGGGCGAAGCAGACGGAGCTGCACGGGGCGAGGCCGCCTCCGCCGCGGCGGATCACCTGCGGAGCGTCACGGAGATCTGGGCGGCCGTGCTCGGCCACGGCGAGTCGCGGCCGCACGACAACTTCTTCGCGGTGGGCGGCAGTTCGCTCAGAGTCATCGACCTGCACAAGCGGCTGGACCAGCAGTGGCCCGGCGTGCTGCGGGTGGGTGAGCTGTTCGACCTGACGACGATCTCAGCACAGGCGGAGGCGGTCACGTCCCGGCTGGGGGCGACGGGCCCGGGGGACGAAGACCTGCCCGCCGCCTACGAGTTGTGA
- a CDS encoding HAD-IIIC family phosphatase, translating to MTAAADAPVPPVVKCLVWDLDDTLWDGVVLEGDEPEPFPSALKTLRALDERGIVHAAAGRGEYSVTSRHLGRHGLEEWFCDVQVGWGTKSGAVRRIAEGLNIGLDTVAFVDNDPVERAEVASALPTVRCYPADQAAALPDLAEFQPEFVTEEAGRRRQLYRTERRRQAAEEEFGADRQGFLASLGLEMTVRDATEDDLSRASELTVRTHQLNTSGLTYDADELRELAASDGHRVQVAELRDGFGDYGIIGLAVTELAADDAVLRLMLMSCRVASRGVGAVLLDHLVRDAAAGGRRPVAHFVPTETNRNMLVTLRFAGFAPVADEQEAGGPLVLAVDPGSLAPPRHSHVRVVSGTD from the coding sequence ATGACGGCCGCCGCGGACGCACCGGTCCCACCCGTCGTCAAGTGCCTGGTGTGGGACCTCGACGACACCTTGTGGGACGGGGTCGTGCTGGAAGGCGACGAGCCGGAGCCGTTTCCCTCCGCGCTCAAGACGCTGCGCGCGCTGGACGAGCGGGGCATCGTGCACGCCGCCGCCGGCCGCGGCGAGTACTCCGTCACCTCCCGCCATCTCGGCCGGCACGGCCTGGAGGAGTGGTTCTGCGACGTGCAGGTGGGCTGGGGCACCAAGTCCGGCGCGGTCCGCCGCATCGCGGAAGGTCTCAACATAGGCCTCGACACCGTGGCCTTCGTCGACAACGACCCGGTGGAGCGCGCCGAGGTGGCGTCCGCGCTGCCCACGGTCCGCTGCTACCCGGCGGACCAGGCCGCAGCGCTGCCCGATCTGGCCGAGTTCCAGCCGGAGTTCGTCACGGAAGAGGCCGGCAGGCGCCGGCAGCTCTACCGCACCGAACGGCGACGCCAGGCGGCCGAGGAGGAGTTCGGCGCCGACCGGCAGGGCTTCCTCGCCTCGCTCGGCCTGGAGATGACCGTACGGGACGCCACCGAGGACGACCTGTCACGGGCCAGCGAACTGACCGTACGGACACATCAGCTCAACACCTCGGGTCTGACGTACGACGCGGACGAGCTGAGAGAGCTGGCGGCATCGGACGGTCACCGGGTTCAGGTCGCCGAACTCCGCGACGGATTCGGCGACTACGGGATCATCGGCCTGGCCGTGACCGAACTCGCCGCGGACGACGCGGTGCTCCGCCTGATGCTGATGTCGTGCCGGGTCGCCTCCAGAGGCGTGGGCGCCGTGCTCCTCGACCACCTCGTCCGGGACGCGGCGGCGGGTGGACGACGGCCCGTCGCGCACTTCGTGCCCACGGAGACCAACCGCAACATGCTGGTGACGCTGCGGTTCGCGGGCTTCGCCCCCGTCGCGGACGAACAAGAAGCCGGCGGGCCGCTCGTCCTCGCAGTCGATCCCGGGAGCCTGGCGCCGCCGCGGCACAGCCATGTACGAGTCGTCAGCGGAACGGACTGA
- a CDS encoding acyl-CoA dehydrogenase family protein produces the protein MNRASGTGSPAVVAEAARFASEVRGRAAGWDRDGGLPAGARKEAAAAGLLGAGLPEHYGGPGVSPAELGEICAHLGGVCSALRGLVTVQGMVAAALHRWGTREQRARWLPLLAGGELTAGFAATEEAAGSALSAVRTRIEDAGDGEHVTVTGHKKWITFGQVAQLLLVLGQDQGKPAAVVVEADREGVSREPVGGQLGMRAAQIAHIGLDGVRVPRSNLVAPSGLGLSHVAATALDHGRFTVAWGCVGMAEACLEDATAHAAARTQGGVALAGHQSVRALLAKAAVETAGARELARRAAEFRAGGAPGSVTETIVAKYAAAAAAASASSTAVQILGSAGCEPDSRAGRHFRDAKVMEIIEGAQQVAELHIAEQLMRRHAGTATASPGTASPAPEVRA, from the coding sequence GTGAACCGGGCATCGGGGACGGGGAGTCCGGCGGTCGTCGCCGAGGCGGCCCGGTTCGCCTCGGAGGTACGGGGCCGCGCCGCCGGCTGGGACCGCGATGGCGGACTGCCCGCAGGCGCACGCAAAGAGGCCGCCGCCGCGGGCCTGCTCGGGGCCGGGCTGCCTGAGCACTACGGCGGACCGGGCGTCTCCCCCGCCGAACTGGGCGAGATCTGCGCGCACTTGGGCGGCGTGTGCAGCGCGCTGCGCGGACTGGTCACGGTGCAGGGGATGGTCGCGGCGGCACTGCACCGCTGGGGGACCAGGGAACAGCGTGCCCGGTGGCTGCCACTGCTGGCGGGCGGTGAGCTGACCGCGGGCTTCGCCGCCACCGAGGAGGCCGCGGGCAGCGCCCTTTCGGCCGTCCGCACCCGCATCGAGGACGCCGGCGACGGTGAGCATGTGACGGTCACCGGACACAAGAAGTGGATCACCTTCGGGCAGGTCGCACAGCTGCTTCTGGTGCTGGGGCAGGACCAGGGCAAGCCGGCCGCGGTGGTCGTCGAGGCGGACCGCGAGGGCGTCAGCAGGGAGCCAGTCGGCGGCCAGCTCGGCATGCGGGCCGCGCAGATCGCTCACATCGGCCTCGACGGGGTGCGCGTACCGCGGAGCAATCTCGTCGCGCCCTCCGGGCTGGGACTCTCCCACGTCGCCGCCACGGCCCTCGACCACGGGCGGTTCACCGTGGCATGGGGCTGCGTCGGGATGGCCGAGGCGTGCCTCGAGGACGCCACCGCGCACGCGGCCGCCCGTACGCAGGGAGGCGTTGCACTTGCCGGCCATCAGTCGGTGCGGGCGCTGCTCGCGAAGGCGGCCGTCGAGACCGCGGGGGCGCGTGAACTCGCCCGCCGGGCCGCCGAGTTCCGGGCCGGCGGCGCGCCGGGGTCGGTGACGGAGACCATCGTCGCCAAGTACGCCGCCGCCGCGGCGGCCGCCTCCGCGAGCAGCACGGCCGTGCAGATCCTCGGCTCGGCCGGCTGCGAGCCGGACAGCCGCGCCGGGCGGCACTTCCGGGACGCGAAGGTCATGGAGATCATCGAAGGAGCGCAGCAGGTGGCCGAACTCCACATCGCCGAGCAGCTGATGCGCCGCCACGCGGGCACGGCCACGGCGTCGCCCGGCACGGCTTCCCCGGCCCCGGAGGTGCGGGCATGA